One part of the Aquila chrysaetos chrysaetos unplaced genomic scaffold, bAquChr1.4, whole genome shotgun sequence genome encodes these proteins:
- the LOC121233082 gene encoding tyrosine-protein kinase receptor UFO-like — MGWQRDGHPLELADSDQAQVPLSEDVWLGTSQLSIPAVQLSDAGRYRCWARAGGEQLLSTEAHLELAGLPFFLEEPEDLEVGVDTPFNLSCGARGPPRTRAAALAAGRGPPQLSAGPPVQGPLHAAGPR, encoded by the exons ATGGGCTGGCAGCGGGACGGGCACCCGCTGGAGCTGGCCGACAGCGACCAGGCCCAGGTGCCGCTCAGCGAGGACGTCTGGCTGGGCACCAGCCAGCTCAG CATCCCGGCCGTGCAACTTTCGGACGCTGGGCGCTACCGGTGCTGGGCGCGCGCCGGCGGGGAGCAGCTCCTGTCCACCGAGGCTCACCTGGAGCTGGCGG ggctgcccttCTTCTTGGAGGAGCCGGAGGACCTGGAGGTGGGGGTTGACACCCCCTTTAACCTCAGCTGCGGTGCCCGGGGCCCCCCCCGAACCCGTGCGGCTGCTCTGGCTGCGGGACGGGGCCCCCCTCAACTCTCTGCTGGACCCCCTGTCCAGGGCCCCCTCCACGCTGCTGGTCCCCGGTga
- the LOC115337646 gene encoding LOW QUALITY PROTEIN: heterogeneous nuclear ribonucleoprotein U-like protein 1 (The sequence of the model RefSeq protein was modified relative to this genomic sequence to represent the inferred CDS: inserted 2 bases in 1 codon; deleted 4 bases in 3 codons): MAAILSRARRWRLDGRAAAALSDGVMDVRRLRVNELKEELGRRGLDTRGLKAELAERLQAALEAEDARRGPGAEPRGTGPRRTSCAHRGTDLLVAACWGSPRQIRGDPTSGTPDPSSHTDGIDSNSHTSEPQGTTHPYIRRPQARGQIPLKMKLPETKPEEPPAPAYNVPPPNYSTPAPPYNIPPPLPPPPTYNAPPAGYGAPPTGYTAPAYSVPPASYSALAPGYSTPPXPAYSAPPAYSAPPTAYSTPVPPTYDTPPGGYSVPDPSQPRLLPLQPRKRPYEEQRGRGYYEHREDKRGRSPQPPAEDDEEDFDDTLVAIDTYNCDLHFKVARDRYSGYPLTIEGFAYLWSGARATYGAQQGRVCYEMKVNEEISVKHLPSTEPDPHVVRVGWSLDSCSTPAGGVGGGLGGCQDAWVCWGMADPP; this comes from the exons ATGGCGGCCATTTTGAGCCGGGCCCGTCGGTGGCGCCTCGAtggccgggccgcggcggcgtTGAGCGACGGGGTCATGGACGTGCGGCGGCTGCGGGTCAAC GAGCTGAAGGAGGAGCTGGGCCGCCGCGGCCTGGACACCCGTGGCCTCAAGGCCGAGCTGGCCGAAAGGTTGCAGGCGGCTCTGGAGGCGGAGGATGCCCGGCGGGGGCCCGGTGCGGAGCCGCGGGGGACCGGCCCCCGACGGACAAGCT GTGCCCATCGGGGCACGGACTTGCTGGTCGCTGCATGCTGGGGATCCCCTCGGCAAATTCGGGGTGACCCCACGAGCGGGACACCGGATCCCTCGTCCCACACTG ATGGCATCGACAGCAACAGCCACACGAGCGAGCCCCAGGGCACCACCCATCCGTACATCAGGCGGCCTCAAGCCCGAGGTCAGATCCCGCTAA AGATGAAGCTGCCGGAAACAAAGCCAGAAGAA ccccctgctcctgcctaCAACGTTCCCCCTCCCAACTACAGCACACCCGCTCCCCCCTACAacatcccccctcccctccccccgccccccacctACAACGCACCCCCGGCCGGTTACGGCGCGCCGCCGACCGGCTACACCGCTCCTGCCTACAGCGTGCCACCAGCCAGCTACAGCGCCCTGGCCCCGGGTTACAGCACTCCCCC CCCTGCCTACAGTGCTCCCCCTGCCTACAGTGCTCCCCCCACTGCCTACAGCACCCCTGTCCCCCCCACCTACGACACTCCCCCGGGTGGCTACAGCGTGCCGGACCCCTCGCAGCCCCGGCTGCTGCCGCTGCAGCCCCGCAAACGGCCATACGAGGAGCAGCGGGGCCGGGGTTATTACGAGCACCGTGAGGACAAGAG GGGCCGCTCACCGCAGCCGCCCGCCGAGGATGATGAGGAGGATTTCGACGACACACTGGTGGCC ATCGATACTT ACAACTGCGACCTGCACTTCAAAGTCGCCCGGGACCGGTACAGCGGCTACCCCCTCACCATCGAGGGCTTCGCCTACCTCTGGTCGGGCGCCCGTGCCACCTACGGTGCACAGCAGGGCCGTGTCTGCTATGAGATGAAG GTTAATGAGGAGATCTCCGTTAAGCACCTGCCTTCTACCGAGCCAGACCCCCACGTGGTGCGGGTGGGCTGGTCGCTGGATTCCTGTAGCACTCCggcagggggggttggggggggtctggggggctGCCAAGACGCCTGGGTCTGCTGGG GAATGGCTGACCCCCCATga